In uncultured Methanobacterium sp., a genomic segment contains:
- a CDS encoding amidohydrolase family protein codes for MINIKNGLVLYGPHMEPTHANILIEDNLIVEVSPHASGGKEIDAKGCIVSPSLINSHVHIGDSVVKDIGDGESIEKIVKPPEGLKHRLLAQAEPQELINSMRSSLQDMLDTGTSTIVDFREGGVDGVSLLGKAGEGIPLRKVILGRHEAFFKPFSSSINSEMEIRDSAMEILEHAQGIGLSGFGEINDDVVKIITSTCSSEGKLAAIHAAEYEEVQQNSVNSTGKTEVERALEADFDILIHVTSPLNLDLDLLSKTDTSVVCCPRSNGALSVGIPPMKEMWDLGINLLLGTDNLMFNSPNMFREMEYALKVTRGFYQEYFPPVEILKMATVNAGSALNLNIGCIQEGMLADIMMVEQLSDNPILSLINRTESKNIIGLMTDGNLVYLR; via the coding sequence ATGATTAACATCAAAAATGGCCTGGTACTTTACGGTCCCCATATGGAGCCAACACATGCCAATATCCTGATTGAAGATAATCTTATTGTGGAAGTTTCCCCCCATGCATCAGGGGGTAAGGAAATAGATGCTAAAGGTTGTATTGTTTCCCCTTCATTAATAAACAGTCATGTGCACATAGGAGACTCGGTGGTCAAGGATATTGGTGATGGAGAATCCATTGAAAAGATTGTAAAACCACCAGAGGGGTTGAAACACCGCTTACTTGCCCAGGCAGAACCTCAGGAACTTATCAACTCCATGAGGAGTTCTCTACAGGATATGCTGGACACTGGAACCAGCACCATAGTTGATTTTCGGGAAGGTGGTGTTGATGGAGTATCCCTACTTGGAAAGGCAGGTGAAGGTATTCCCCTTCGCAAGGTGATTCTGGGACGTCATGAAGCGTTTTTCAAACCATTCTCATCATCCATCAATAGTGAAATGGAAATAAGAGATAGTGCCATGGAAATCCTTGAACATGCACAGGGTATTGGTTTAAGTGGTTTTGGCGAGATCAACGATGATGTGGTGAAAATTATTACCTCCACTTGTTCCAGTGAGGGTAAACTGGCTGCAATTCATGCTGCAGAGTATGAGGAAGTACAACAAAACTCAGTTAATTCCACTGGCAAAACTGAAGTTGAAAGAGCCCTGGAAGCTGATTTTGATATTTTGATCCATGTAACATCACCCCTCAACTTGGATCTGGACCTTTTAAGTAAAACAGATACGTCTGTTGTTTGTTGTCCCCGTTCTAATGGTGCTCTTTCTGTTGGAATACCTCCCATGAAAGAAATGTGGGATCTGGGAATTAATCTTCTTTTGGGCACAGATAACTTGATGTTCAATTCACCCAACATGTTCCGGGAGATGGAGTACGCCCTGAAGGTTACCAGGGGTTTTTACCAGGAATATTTCCCCCCTGTAGAGATCCTGAAGATGGCTACTGTCAATGCTGGTTCTGCCCTGAACCTCAACATCGGATGTATCCAGGAGGGTATGCTGGCAGATATCATGATGGTGGAACAGTTATCAGATAATCCCATACTGTCCCTGAT